A segment of the Agarivorans albus genome:
ACAGTGGCGAAGATCAGGTTTATATTGCTTCTTTTGACTGGATGACCCGTAACATTGAAGAGCGTGTTGAAGTTGGCGTGCCAATCTACAACGATGAGCTAAAACAGCGGGTGATTGACCTGTTAGACCTACAGTTTGCTGACACCACCAAAGCACGCATTATCGATGCCAAGCAGCAAAATCAGTATGTACAACGTGGTAACCGCCGTAAGATCCGCTCCCAAGTTTGGACTCACGATTACTTAAAGGCGATTGAATCTAAACCTCGCCGTAAAGTTGTGGAAGAAGACAATCCCTAAGCTTCTCACTAAACAAAAGGCCGCTAATTAGCGGCCTTTTGTTTAGGATGGGTCATGCAAACTTAGCGAGATGGCTCTAATTCGTGGCTCAATTGTGCTAAATATGCCTTCATATACTGGCTGCGTTGCTCCGCTTCACGTTTAGCCGCGTCGGTATGCACAGTATCTGCAATATTTAGCAACTTAGTAAAAAAATGATCAATGGTATATCGACTGTCATCCGGCTGCCGTGCCTCACACATTGGGTCTACATCACAATAAAGTGTACGTTGCAGGCTAGCACCCACTTGAATACAGCGACTAATACCTATGGCGCCTAGCGCGTCTATACGATCTGCATCTTGGACAATCTTTGCTTCAAGGCTTGTTGGCTTAATACCTGCGCT
Coding sequences within it:
- a CDS encoding HD domain-containing protein, whose amino-acid sequence is MIKQLETRCRQFLQGLQTSDTAHDIDHIERVVKLATYLCKQEEGKLEVVAPAAWLHDCVSLPKNHPRRRQASSLAAEKAIDFLKSIAYPTHYLSEIHHAIEAHSYSAGIKPTSLEAKIVQDADRIDALGAIGISRCIQVGASLQRTLYCDVDPMCEARQPDDSRYTIDHFFTKLLNIADTVHTDAAKREAEQRSQYMKAYLAQLSHELEPSR